The Ancylobacter sp. SL191 nucleotide sequence TTATGGCGGTGGCGGGTTCCACTTCGCCGGCATGGCCTCGGCCGGCTCCATCCTCGCGCTGCCCTCCGGCATCCATGCCTGGGGGCCGCGCGTGACCACCGAGATCGACGTGGCCGCGCTGCGGCCCGTGCTGGAGCAGGCCGGCGCCATCCAGCTCCTGCTGATCGGCACCGGGCTTGATCCCTGGGCGATCCCGGATGCGCTGCGCTGGCAGTTGCGCGATGTCGGCATTTCCGTCGATGCCATGCCGACGCGCGCGGCGGCCTCGACCTATAACGTGCTGCTGGCCGAGGGGCGGCCGGTGGCGGCGGCGCTCCTCGCGCTGCCCTGACGACGGCCGCGGGGGCGCATGAGCGAGACGAACACCGATTATTGCGCGGCGCTGGTGCGCGGTTTCGACCGCGACCGCTACATCGCCGACCTGTTCGCGCCGGCCGAGCTGCGCGGCGCGCTGTTCGCCCTGCACGCCTTCAACATCGAGGTCGCCCGCGTGCGCGAGGCGATCAGCAACCCGATGGCCGGTGAGGTACGCCTGCAATGGTGGAGCGACGCGCTGATCGGCGAGGCGCGCGGTGATGTGCGGGCGAACCCGGTGGCGGGCGCGCTGCTGGAGGCTGTCGAGCGCCACCATCTGCCGCGCGAGACCTTCTTCGCCCTGCTCGATGCCCGCATCTTCGATCTCTATGACGACCCGATGCCGTCGGTGAACGACCTCGAAGGCTATGCGGGGGAGACATCCTCCGCCCTGATCCGTCTCGCCGGCATCATTCTCACCGGCACCGCCGACCGGCGCTCGGCCGATGCGGCCGGCCATGCGGGCGTGGCCTATGCCGTGACCGGCCTGTTGCGGGCGTTTCCGTTCCACGCCCGGCGCGGCCAGTGCTATGTGCCGCTCGATATCCTCGCCGCCCATGGCCTTGGCCGGGATGACGCGGTGTCGGGCACCGCCACGCCGGCGCTGAGGGCGGCGCTGGGCGATCTGCGCGCCCTGGCGCTCAAGCATTACGAACGGGCGCTGGCGAGCCTTGCCGGCACCGATCCGGCGCTTCTGCCGGCCTTCCTGCCTCTGGTGCTGGTGCCCGGCGATCTGAAGCGCATGGAACGGGCGCATGACCCCTTCACAGAAGTGCCGGCAATGCCGCCTATGATGCGCATCTGGCGCCTGTGGAGAGGGGCGGGCGCCCTGCGCCGCGCGCTGTAAGCTCTGGCCGTTTGGCCGGCCGGGCATGAATCATGCTAGCGGTTCCTGTGACTAAACTGCACCTTTCCCGCCTCTGAGACAGGAGTGCCGATGTTTCCGTTGCCCCAGGCTTCGCTCAAGCCCAACACCTACGCCTATGAGACCGTGCCGCTCGTCAAGCCGACGGGCTTTCGCGAATATGATGCGCGCTGGCTTTTCGGCAGCGAGCTCAACCTCATGGGGGTGCAAGCGCTTGGCCTCGGCCTCGGCACGCTGATCCACGAGATGGGGATCCGGCCCGAGGTGGTGACGGGCCATGATTTCCGTGGCTATTCCTCCTCGATCAAGCAGGCGCTGACGCTCGGCCTGATGGCGGCGGGCATCAAGGTCCACGATATCGGCCTTGCCCTGTCGCCCATGGCCTATTTTGCCCAGTTCGCGCTCGATATCCCCTGCGTCGCCATGGTCACCGCCTCGCATAATGACAATGGCTGGACCGGCGTGAAGATGGGCGTGAACCGCCCGATGACCTTCGGCCCGGACGAGATGAGCCGGCTCAAGGAAATCGTGCTCAGCGGGGCCGGCAAGCCGCGCGAAGGCGGCAGCTACGTCTATGTCGAGAATTTCCCGGAGATCTACATCAAGGATCTCACCGACCGGCCGAAGCTGAAGAACAAGATCAAGGCCGTGGTCGCCTGCGGCAACGGCACGGCCGGCGCGTTCGCGCCCCGCATTCTGGAGGCGCTGGGCGTCGAGGTGGTGCCGCTCGACACTGAGCTCGACCACAGCTTCCCGAAGTACAACCCGAACCCGGAAGACATGGAGATGCTGCACGCCATGCGCGATGCGGTGCTCGCCTCCGGTGCGGATGTCGGTCTCGGCTTCGACGGCGACGGCGACCGCTGTGGCGTGGTCGACGACCATGGCGAGGAGATCTTCGCCGACAAGGTGGGTGTCATGCTCGCCCGCGACCTCTCCGCCATCTACCCGGAAGCGCAGTTCGTGGTGGATGTGAAGTCCACCGGCCTGTTCGTTACCGACCCGGTGCTGATCGCCAATGGCGCCAAGACCGACTACTGGAAGACCGGCCATTCCTACATGAAGCGCCGTGTCAACGAGAGCGGCGCGCTGGTCGGCTTCGAGAAGTCCGGCCACTACTTCTTCAACAAGCCGATCGGGCGCGGCTATGATGACGGGCTCGTCTCGGCCATCGCCATTCTCGACATGCTCGACCGCAACCCCGGCAAGAAGCTGTCGGCGCTGCGCGACGCGCTGCCCAAGACCTGGTCCTCGCCGACCATGTCGCCGCATTGCGCGGACGAGAAGAAGTACGGCGTGGTTGCCGCCGTGGTGAAGCATTTCGAGGATCTGGCCGCCAGCGGCGGCACGATCGACGGCCAGGCGATCCGCGACATCGTCACCGTCAATGGCGTGCGCGTGACGGCGGAAGACGGTTCCTGGGGTCTGGTGCGCGCCTCCTCCAACAAGCCGGAGCTGGTCGTGGTGGTCGAGAGCCCGGTCTCCGAGGCCCGCATGTACGACATGTTCAAGCTGGTGGACGGCGTGCTGCGCACCCACCCGGAAGTCGGCGCCTATAACCAGAGCCTCTGATGGGCGGCCGCTCCGGCGGCTGACACAACAGACAACGCCGCGGGGCCCTTGGGCCGCCGCGGCGTTGTTGTTTTCAAAGGTCAGCGAGCGAGCGGGTGTCGCGCGAGCGAGCCGGCAACGAGGCCGATCAGGGCGCCGAGCGAGCCGGCGATGAACTGCGCCAGCTCCGCGCTTCGGGTGGCGGTGAAGCCCTGCGCGCTCTCCAGCGTGGCGGCGAGCGCGATCAGAAGCAGCGTGGCGATCAGCCGGTGGCGCGGCGCGGCGATGCCGAGCGTCAGCAGCAGGCCCGTGCCGGCATAGGCGATGGCGTGTTCGAGATTCTTGCCCGCCCCGGTGCGCTCGACCACGTCGGCGGGCAGCAGCGAGAGCAGCGGCAGCGCGATGAGGCAGGCGAGCGCGCCGAGGCGCGCCAGCGTCTCGATCCAGCGGGGCAGGCGAGGGGCGTGGAGGACCGCGTCCGACGACGCCATCAGGCGCCGTGGCCCTTCGCCACCGCGTCAAACGCCTGAAGCCGGGCGATCAGCGCCTCGAACTGGTTCAGCGGCACCATGTTCGGCCCGTCGGAGGGCGCCTTGTCCGGGTCCGGGTGGGTCTCGATGAACAGGCCGGCGACGCCGACCGCCACCGCCGCCCGCGCCAGCACCGGCACGAATTCGCGCTGCCCGCCCGAGGAGGTGCCCTGGCCGCCGGGCTGCTGCACGGAGTGGGTGGCGTCGAAGATCACCGGCGCGCCGGTCTGCTCGGCCATGATGGGAAGCGAGCGCATGTCGGTGACCAGCGTGTTGTAGCCGAAGGAGGCGCCGCGCTCGGTCACCAGCACGTTCGGGTTGCCCGAATCGGTGAGCTTGGCGACCACGTTCTTCATGTCCCAGGGGGCGAGGAACTGGCCCTTCTTCACATTCACCACCTTGCCGGTCGCGGCGGCGGCGATGAGCAGGTCGGTCTGGCGGCACAGGAAGGCGGGAATCTGCAGCACGTCGACCACTTCCGCCACCGGGGCGCACTGGTCGTCATCATGCACGTCGGTCAGCACCGGCATGCCGTAGCGCTCGCGAATCTCGGCAAAGATCGGCAGCGCCGCCTTCATGCCCATGCCGCGCGCGCCCTTGATCGAGGTGCGGTTGGCCTTGTCGAAGGAGGTCTTGAACACCACGCCGATGCCCCGGCGCGTGGCGATCTCCTTGATCGCGGCGGCGCATTCCAGCGCGTGCTCGCGGCTCTCCATCTGGCACGGGCCGGCGATCAGCGCGATCGGCAGATCATTGCCGAAGCGCACCTCGCCGAGGGTGACGATGGCATTGGCGGAAACGCCGCTCATGGGAAGTCCTCGCGGAAGGGCGGGCGGGGTCAGATGACGCCGGCGCGCAGGAGATCGTGAATGTGCAGGATGCCGACCGGCACGCCCTCGCGCACCGCGAAGAGCACGGTGATCTGTGTGCGGCTCATGCGGCCCAGCGCGGCGCTGGCCAGCTCATCCGGCGCGACGGTGAGCGGGGAGGCGGTCATCACCGTCTCGACCGGATGGCTCAGCAGGTCGCCGCTCATGTGGCGGCGCAGGTCACCGTCGGTCACGATGCCGACGAGGCGGCCATTGGCGTCGACGACGCCGCAGCAGCCGAAGCGCTTGCCGGTGATTTCGATCAGCGCGGTGCTCATCGGCGTGCCGCGCGCGACCAGCGGGACGCTGTCCTCGCCATGCATGAGGTCGGCGACCTTGAGCAGGCGTGCCCCCAGCTTCCCGCCGGGGTGGAAGACGCGGAAATCGGACGCCGAGAAGCCGCGCCGCTCCAGCAGCGTGACCGCCAGCGCGTCGCCGGCGGCGAGCTGGAGCAGGGTGGAGGTGGTGGGCGCGAGCCCGTTCGGGCAGGCTTCCTCGACCTTGGGCAGCGCCAGCACGACATCGGCGGCGCGCCCGAGGGTGCTCTCGGCATTGCAGGTGATGGCGATCAGCGGCACCGCGAAGCGGCGCGCATAATGCACGATGTCGCTCAGCTCGGCGGTCTCGCCGGACCAGGAGAGGGCGAGCAGAACGTCGTCCGGCGTCACCATGCCGAGATCGCCATGGCTCGCCTCGGCGGCGTGCATGAACAGGGACGGTGTGCCGGTGGAGGCGAGAGTCGCGGCGAGCTTGCGGCCGATATGCCCGCTCTTGCCCATGCCGGTGACGATGACGCGCCCGCGCGCGGCCTCGATGGCGCGGATCGCGCGTTCCATACCGTCGCCCAGCGCGCCATCCATGGCCTCGGTCAGGGCGGCGAGGCCCCTGGCCTCGATCACGAGGGTACGCCGGACGCTGTCGCGCAGCGGCTCGTCCCGGAGGGACGTCGGAACGGCGGGGGTTGGCTCCGTCTGGACCATGCCCACAGCGATACTCCCTTCATCGCGCGGCCGGCAATGCCGCCGGTCGGTGCCGGCGGCTCGACGCCACGGCAGGGCTGAATAAGCGCCCTTGCCCGTCGATGCAATGGAGGGGGCCGGGAGGGGCCGGCGGACGCGCCGCCGGCCGTCAGCCTCAGCTGCGGTTGTAGACGTCTTCCAGGCGGACGATGTCGTCCTCGCCGAGATAGGAACCGGTCTGCACCTCGATCAGCTCCAGCGGGATCTTGCCGGGGTTGGCGAGGCGATGGACGCCGCCGAGCGGCAGGTAGGTCGATTCGTTCTCGCGCACCTCGAACACCCGGCCGTCGAGCGTCACTTCGGCGGTGCCCTTCACCACGATCCAGTGCTCGGCGCGGTGATAGTGCTTCTGCAGCGAGAGGCGCCCGCCCGGCTCGACGACGATCTTCTTCACATGGAAGCGCTCGCCGCGGCAGATGGTCTGGTAGGTGCCCCAGGGCCGGTGTGCCTTCAGATGCTCGCTGGCGGCGTTGTGGCGGTCGCTCTTGAGCTTGCTGACCAGCGCCTTCACGTCCTGCGCGCGCGAGGCAGGCATAACCAGCACCGCATCTTCGGTCGCGACCACGGCGAGGTTGTCGACGCCGACCGTGGCGACCAGCGGGCCGTCGGTGTGGATGTAGTTGTTGGTCGAATCGAGCAGCGTCACCGGGCCGTGCGTGACATTGCCGGCGGCATCGCCCGGCTCCAGCGCGCGTAGCGCGTCCCAACTGCCGATGTCGGACCAGCGGAACTTGCCTTCGACGACGGCGGCGCGGGTGGTCTTCTCCATCACCGCATAGTCGATGGACTTGGAGGGCGAGTCGGCAAACGCCTTGGCGTCGAGCCGGATGAAGCCGAGATCCTCGATCGAGAGCTCCACCGCCTCGCGCACCGCCGCGACGATCTCGGGCTCGAAACGCTCGGCCTCCTCGATCAGCAGGCTGGCCGGGAACAGGAAGTTGCCGGAGTTCCAGAGATACCCCTCGGTGAGGTAGCGCGCCGCCGTGGTGATGTCGGGCTTCTCCACGAAGGCCTCCACCTTGGAGGCTTCGCCCGTGCCCGTGGTGGCGCCGGGGCGGATATAGCCATAGGCGGTGCTCGGCTCGGTGGGGGTGATGCCGAAGGTGACGATGTGGCCGTCGCTGGCCGCCCGTGCCGCAGCGCGGCAGGCATCGACGAACAGTGCGTTGTCGAGCACCACATGGTCGGCGGCGAGCGCCAGGACGAGGCAGCCTTCGCCGGCGAGGCGCTGGGCGACCATGGCGGCGGCGAGCAGCGCCGGGCCCGAATCACGGCGCGTCGGCTCCAGCACGACGGTGGCCTCAAGGCCGATGTCCTGCG carries:
- a CDS encoding Mth938-like domain-containing protein, whose translation is MAKADAHLPQQVPIDGYGGGGFHFAGMASAGSILALPSGIHAWGPRVTTEIDVAALRPVLEQAGAIQLLLIGTGLDPWAIPDALRWQLRDVGISVDAMPTRAAASTYNVLLAEGRPVAAALLALP
- the kdsA gene encoding 3-deoxy-8-phosphooctulonate synthase; translation: MSGVSANAIVTLGEVRFGNDLPIALIAGPCQMESREHALECAAAIKEIATRRGIGVVFKTSFDKANRTSIKGARGMGMKAALPIFAEIRERYGMPVLTDVHDDDQCAPVAEVVDVLQIPAFLCRQTDLLIAAAATGKVVNVKKGQFLAPWDMKNVVAKLTDSGNPNVLVTERGASFGYNTLVTDMRSLPIMAEQTGAPVIFDATHSVQQPGGQGTSSGGQREFVPVLARAAVAVGVAGLFIETHPDPDKAPSDGPNMVPLNQFEALIARLQAFDAVAKGHGA
- a CDS encoding phytoene/squalene synthase family protein, with product MSETNTDYCAALVRGFDRDRYIADLFAPAELRGALFALHAFNIEVARVREAISNPMAGEVRLQWWSDALIGEARGDVRANPVAGALLEAVERHHLPRETFFALLDARIFDLYDDPMPSVNDLEGYAGETSSALIRLAGIILTGTADRRSADAAGHAGVAYAVTGLLRAFPFHARRGQCYVPLDILAAHGLGRDDAVSGTATPALRAALGDLRALALKHYERALASLAGTDPALLPAFLPLVLVPGDLKRMERAHDPFTEVPAMPPMMRIWRLWRGAGALRRAL
- a CDS encoding phosphomannomutase/phosphoglucomutase; its protein translation is MFPLPQASLKPNTYAYETVPLVKPTGFREYDARWLFGSELNLMGVQALGLGLGTLIHEMGIRPEVVTGHDFRGYSSSIKQALTLGLMAAGIKVHDIGLALSPMAYFAQFALDIPCVAMVTASHNDNGWTGVKMGVNRPMTFGPDEMSRLKEIVLSGAGKPREGGSYVYVENFPEIYIKDLTDRPKLKNKIKAVVACGNGTAGAFAPRILEALGVEVVPLDTELDHSFPKYNPNPEDMEMLHAMRDAVLASGADVGLGFDGDGDRCGVVDDHGEEIFADKVGVMLARDLSAIYPEAQFVVDVKSTGLFVTDPVLIANGAKTDYWKTGHSYMKRRVNESGALVGFEKSGHYFFNKPIGRGYDDGLVSAIAILDMLDRNPGKKLSALRDALPKTWSSPTMSPHCADEKKYGVVAAVVKHFEDLAASGGTIDGQAIRDIVTVNGVRVTAEDGSWGLVRASSNKPELVVVVESPVSEARMYDMFKLVDGVLRTHPEVGAYNQSL
- a CDS encoding mannose-1-phosphate guanylyltransferase/mannose-6-phosphate isomerase, which codes for MLSPASIVPVILAGGSGTRLWPVSRDSLPKQFQSLYGTNTLYQDTLKRVSDRSLFSAPIVLTHEDFRFFARRQAQDIGLEATVVLEPTRRDSGPALLAAAMVAQRLAGEGCLVLALAADHVVLDNALFVDACRAAARAASDGHIVTFGITPTEPSTAYGYIRPGATTGTGEASKVEAFVEKPDITTAARYLTEGYLWNSGNFLFPASLLIEEAERFEPEIVAAVREAVELSIEDLGFIRLDAKAFADSPSKSIDYAVMEKTTRAAVVEGKFRWSDIGSWDALRALEPGDAAGNVTHGPVTLLDSTNNYIHTDGPLVATVGVDNLAVVATEDAVLVMPASRAQDVKALVSKLKSDRHNAASEHLKAHRPWGTYQTICRGERFHVKKIVVEPGGRLSLQKHYHRAEHWIVVKGTAEVTLDGRVFEVRENESTYLPLGGVHRLANPGKIPLELIEVQTGSYLGEDDIVRLEDVYNRS
- a CDS encoding KpsF/GutQ family sugar-phosphate isomerase, translated to MVQTEPTPAVPTSLRDEPLRDSVRRTLVIEARGLAALTEAMDGALGDGMERAIRAIEAARGRVIVTGMGKSGHIGRKLAATLASTGTPSLFMHAAEASHGDLGMVTPDDVLLALSWSGETAELSDIVHYARRFAVPLIAITCNAESTLGRAADVVLALPKVEEACPNGLAPTTSTLLQLAAGDALAVTLLERRGFSASDFRVFHPGGKLGARLLKVADLMHGEDSVPLVARGTPMSTALIEITGKRFGCCGVVDANGRLVGIVTDGDLRRHMSGDLLSHPVETVMTASPLTVAPDELASAALGRMSRTQITVLFAVREGVPVGILHIHDLLRAGVI